The Calliphora vicina chromosome 3, idCalVici1.1, whole genome shotgun sequence genome contains a region encoding:
- the LOC135956035 gene encoding uncharacterized protein LOC135956035, with protein MNKIPSTPIVCMLLLNICCLFCCISSQPILMQALLIDAAPSVVSYQGSSQNYAHLVISPRGRALGYVAPTNLNHTVHHTEKVKDNLDFLDIRPIYVHNY; from the exons ATGAATAaa ATACCCAGCACTCCTATTGTTTGTATGCTTTTGCTGAATATCTGCTGCCTTTTCTGTTGCATTTCATCACAACCGATCTTAATGCAGGCTCTTCTAATTGATGCTGCTCCTTCGGTGGTGTCGTATCAGGGTTCCTCACAAAACTATGCTCATTTGGTGATATCACCACGTGGTCGTGCCCTGGGCTATGTAGCACCCACCAATCTCAATCATACGGTCCATCATACGGAAAAGGTGAAAGATAATTTGGATTTCTTGGATATACGACCGATTTATGTGCATAATTATTAG